Proteins from a single region of Hermetia illucens chromosome 3, iHerIll2.2.curated.20191125, whole genome shotgun sequence:
- the LOC119652096 gene encoding uncharacterized protein K02A2.6-like, with protein MLERQLHDRFATGLNHPRLEVELKQRWPELKTFDDIEGIANEVSFAAVFKVALSRELAEKDIVESECAEVKKIVKRRSKIGKRIRILSEEQCLRCGARERHSKDNCKAANHNCEACGKRGHYGSCCIRKGRAKLIARDKKKQQRIYNVKNSDTYISSCEQVFKVMSAIAKKRNIDVKINGVTCTMDWDPGASVSIISTDFWKQIGSPTLKGKTKLRAYGNFDLPCQGEATVTVTLNKRTRSLKVVVVDNANPMLFGLEWNEAFNLPLPEPVYNVDRVNNHVQPTTKPLHQKLNDILEENKQLFEEGLGKINNYQVKIHVKETATPIHIPARPVRFGIQKSVEFELERLQQLGIISPVDPNETPIEWATPTVNVVKRNGNIRICGDFRVTLNPALVTIRHPVPTFGNICQQLAKGEKYTKLDLRDAYLQFEISPESRKYLIISTHKGYFQYNRMTPGISSAPGTFQNYMENLLAGIPNVAIYFDDIGITGPDEDSHLRSLREVFKRLREAGFRIEKNKCSFFQDSIDYLGHQFNRKGIYPVEDKLIAIKNAAIPTNKKELRSLLGLVNFYEKFIPNLHGACSELHALAGTKSQWRWSIKEQKQFDNVRHMIARQLTPYDHTKPLYLATDASDVGLGAVLYHQDEANNELPIAYASRKLNEAEQKYATIDKEALAIFFAVKKFDPYLRGTKFTLITDHKPLQYLLGDKRNLQKIVNNRLTRWALMLGAYNYDIQYRQGKYNILADCLSRLPNAHEAISEEAQKIYKIYAVIQTRKLDDIVLTEQELRKQTKHNLILRRVIELIERHWPDTKCINNELKPYYDKREELSYENGILMWQRRIIVPDNLQEVTLRHLHRGHPGIGSMRALTRYYVWWPNIDKDVEHTVKSCMACQRQRPKQSELPIYFWSLPEHCRTLQVPSKEKCGLCLLMLYQKEKFITFGYPEIIVSDNGSQFTSEEFRNYCQSHGIKHVTSSPYHPKTNGLAERFVRTFKERMKASEYDGLSQRQRLRTFLFTYRNTPYSFTGKAPSEFLLGRRLRTLFDNLKPNVRREMHFKHVKQNLQAEQSNREFQPAQPVFVKTDIEKMWEPANIVERTNRYSYRVRTKDGVERRRHADHIRERRVIPPSIDFRDVSDFKRNSFHYQSASPTVYAARYTVV; from the exons ATGCTAGAACGTCAATTACATGATCGGTTTGCAACGGGTCTCAACCATCCCCGACTTGAAGTGGAATTGAAACAAAGGTGGCCAGAGCTAAAAACATTCGATGATATTGAAGGCATAGCAAACGAAGTGTCGTTCGCGGCAGTTTTCAAAGTAGCGCTATCAAGAGAGTTGGCGGAAAAAGACATTGTAGAAAGTGAATGCGCGGAAGTGAAAAAGATAGTAAAACGTCGTTCGAAAATCGGTAAGCGGATCCGAATTTTGTCGGAAGAACAATGTTTAAGATGTGGTGCGCGTGAAAGACATTCAAAAGACAACTGCAAGGCGGCGAATCACAATTGTGAAGCGTGTGGCAAACGTGGACATTACGGGTCGTGCTGTATAAGAAAAGGCAGAGCTAAATTGATCGCGAgagacaaaaagaaacaacagcgtATTTACAACGTAAAAAATAGTGATACATATATTTCGAGTTGTGAGCAAGTTTTTAAAGTAATGAGTGCCATTGCTAAGAAAAGAAACATTGACGTTAAGATAAACGGTGTCACGTGTACGATGGACTGGGATCCGGGCGCGTCAGTTTCCATTATAAGTACAGATTTTTGGAAACAGATCGGATCACCAACGCTTAAAGGGAAGACAAAACTACGGGCTTATGGCAATTTCGATTTACCTTGCCAAGGCGAAGCTACAGTGACAGTGACGCTGAACAAGCGAACGCGATCTTTGAAAGTAGTCGTGGTGGACAACGCGAATCCAATGTTATTTGGCTTAGAGTGGAATGAAGCCTTCAATTTGCCACTGCCCGAACCAGTGTACAACGTAGATCGTGTCAACAACCACGTGCAGCCGACAACGAAACCACTGCATCAGAAGTTAAATGACATATTGGAAGAGAACAAGCAGCTATTCGAAGAAGGActgggaaaaataaataactaccAAGTTAAAATTCACGTAAAGGAAACAGCAACACCAATACATATTCCAGCCAGGCCAGTCCGATTCGGAATTCAAAAAAGCGTGGAATTCGAACTTGAAAGGTTACAGCAGCTTGGAATTATCTCACCTGTTGACCCCAACGAAACACCGATCGAATGGGCAACACCCACTGTCAACGTGGTTAAACGAAACGGAAATATACGTATTTGTGGTGATTTTCGTGTTACACTGAATCCAGCACTAGTAACAATACGACATCCAGTACCAACATTCGGAAACATCTGTCAGCAGCTTGCCAAGGGTGAGAAGTACACGAAATTAGATCTACGCGATGCCTATCTACAATTCGAGATTAGTCCAGAGTCAAGAAAATACCTAATCATATCCACACACAAAGGTTATTTTCAGTATAACCGTATGACTCCTGGTATATCGAGTGCACCcggaacatttcaaaattatatggaaaatcTACTTGCTGGCATACCCAACGTTGCAATCTATTTCGACGACATAGGCATTACAGGTCCAGATGAAGATAGCCATCTAAGATCATTAAGAGAAGTTTTTAAACGTCTGCGTGAAGCTGGTTTTCGTATCGAAAAGAACAAATGTAGCTTTTTTCAAGACAGTATCGACTATTTGGGCCATCAATTCAACCGAAAAGGGATCTATCCAGTGGAAGACAAGCTGATAGCAATCAAAAATGCTGCAATACCCACTAACAAGAAGGAGTTACGATCTCTTCTGGGATTGGTCAATTTTTACGAGAAATTCATACCCAACTTACATGGAGCATGTTCCGAACTACACGCATTAGCTGGTACAAAGTCGCAATGGCGATGGTCAATAAAGGAACAGAAACAATTTGATAATGTTAGACATATGATAGCCCGTCAGCTAACTCCTTACGATCACACAAAACCGCTTTATTTGGCAACAGACGCATCCGATGTAGGCCTTGGTGCTGTTTTATATCATCAGGACGAGGCTAACAACGAGTTACCTATCGCCTacgcgtcacgaaaattgaacgAAGCAGAACAAAAATACGCTACCATTGACAAGGAGGCATTAGCAATATTTTTCGCCGTGAAGAAATTTGATCCATATTTACGTGGGACAAAGTTTACATTAATTACGGATCACAAGCCGCTTCAATACCTGTTGGGAGACAaacgaaatttgcaaaaaatcgtAAACAACCGTCTGACGAGATGGGCACTAATGTTAGGTGCATACAATTACGATATACAGTATCGTCAAGGCAAATACAATATTCTAGCTGATTGCTTATCACGCTTACCAAACGCACATGAAGCAATTTCGGAGGAAGCGCAGaagatttataaaatttatgcGGTAATTCAAACACGGAAGCTTGATGATATTGTACTAACAGAACAGGAACTTAGGAAGCAAACGAAACATAACCTAATATTACGACGAGTAATTGAGTTAATTGAGCGTCACTGGCCAGACACGAAGTGTATCAACAACGAGCTGAAACCATACTACGACAAACGGGAGGAACTATCATACGAAAACGGTATTTTGATGTGGCAAAGACGAATTATCGTGCCCGATAATCTTCAAGAAGTAACATTGAGGCATCTTCATAGAGGGCATCCAGGCATTGGCTCTATGCGTGCGTTAACGAGGTACTATGTATGGTGGCCGAACATCGACAAGGACGTGGAACATACAGTGAAATCATGCATGGCATGTCAACGGCAACGCCCAAAACAATCTGAACTGCCAATCTACTTTTGGTCCCTGCCAGAGCATTGTAGGACTTTGCAGGTCCCTTCGAAGGAAAAATGTGGATTGtgcttgttgatgctttatcaaa AGGAGAAGTTTATAACATTTGGTTATCCGGAAATTATCGTGTCGGATAATGGTAGTCAATTTACGTCAGAAGAGTTTCGAAATTATTGTCAAAGTCATGGAATAAAACATGTAACGTCTTCACCGTACCATCCGAAAACCAACGGACTAGCCGAACGATTCGTACGAACATTCAAGGAGCGCATGAAAGCCAGTGAATATGATGGTTTATCACAACGTCAGCGCTTGCGCACATTTCTATTTACATATCGAAACACACCATACTCCTTTACAGGGAAGGCACCATCTGAATTTTTGCTAGGTCGACGCCTGCGAACTTTATTTGACAATCTGAAGCCTAATGTACGGCGAGAGATGCATTTTAAACATGTAAAGCAAAATCTTCAAGCAGAGCAGTCTAACAGAGAGTTCCAACCAGCACAACCAGTATTCGTAAAGACAGACATCGAGAAAATGTGGGAACCAGCCAACATAGTCGAAAGAACAAATCGATATTCCTACCGTGTTCGAACAAAGGACGGTGTAGAAAGAAGACGACATGCAGATCATATCCGAGAACGGAGGGTAATACCACCATCAATCGACTTCCGGGATGTTTCAGATtttaagcgaaacagtttccatTACCAGTCTGCAAGCCCGACAGTCTATGCAGCCCGCTATACCGTCGTATGA
- the LOC119652097 gene encoding uncharacterized protein LOC119652097 → MQYLKTHVQGDAARVIQHLDVNNENYEAARHMLRERYDNKRAMSWNYLHKFHNLLMAKEDSDSSIKRVMDATAEFIANMNSIGVNTEHWDLLVNKRAMAWNYLHKFHNLPMAKEDSDSSIKRVMDATAEFIANMNSIGVNTEHWDLLVIFETTQKLDQQSRRLWEASLGANAELTTLKLFLEFLTSRFRALEALNIPRKTSKVDSLTTTTTKACSICTKDHYMNQCDKFREMDEQQRKNEARKQNLCFNCLRKAHGVNQCNSSGRCRTCSKKHHSLLHNSEITSISKKLTVDSKPFIPTTKALLAGDGTLDQTVILGTARVDVQSVSGEFVTLRALIDSGSQRSFITESAVQLLGLRRRFSKIHICGVGAGTRLQSRSSVDTTDHNELAFVNRNPVKLPAGLSIKKLADPQYGTPGRIDILLGADIYNEIVLAEFKRGPPCAVNTRFGWILLGPIAARNNQEGILTFIATEDSTDRLVKRFWEINEIPSEQPVTRDEQAAMESYQQTTRRDESGRYIVRLPFKQLEKRLNNDDDLRNQYVAFMEEYLELGHMVEVPIADKFTKQTYYLPHHAVRKDGSTTTKLRVVFNASQATPTGKSLNDILLVGPNIQNSITHVLMRWRTHRYVIAADIEKMYRQISIHPQDQDYQRILWRSHPSELIKHFKLTTVTYGAASAPYLAMRTLHQLSDDERMHYPKACRAIKEDFYVDDVLTGGDTIKEAQTLQQDLIKVLQKGGFKLRKWAANHDSLLESIPVSDREANRPLSIDKEDHIKTLGLRWHPARDCFFFKVTLEEITGTVLTKRQLLSEVAKLFDPMGWLQPCIVVGKIMMQQLWLQHRTWNEPITEELDAKWRNFRSQLPVLQEITIPRWLHCSDTVTIQVHGFCDASEAAYVAVIYVRIEDRDGSTTVQLITSKSKVAPLKVQSIPRLELCSAALLCDLMSTTLEAHGWKDVIPYYWTDSMIVLQWLQSPAAKWKVFIANRVSHIHSSSDSKQWRHINSKANPADVASRGIFPNFLKNHVQWRNGPDWLKEHQDKWPKFRFICNKAVTNLEVRQKAACFRTIKAEEKENLTQRFSSFTKLVRVIAYCRRWRSNSHNPFLKSDELRQAETALIRMIQREAFADDISLLNTNKPLAKTSSLIRLTPFLDSDQILRVCGRIQQSAANFDTKHPILLPRGHMANLIIKHYHHVMLHGPAQLVHSTIRTKYWIIDGLTAVKQFGRKCTHCFRMNAKPSQQLMGILSQERVRPGKPFARTGIDYAGPITIKWSNGRGTKTTKAYIVVFVCLSTKAVHLELASDLTAKTCIAAIRRFIATRGMCHTLISDNGTNFVGADKLLRETARKMIEEAQGKLAVNNINWKFIPPGSPHFGGIWEAAVKSMKRHLIKTIGAHLLNVEEMFTQLAQIEACMNSRPLTPLSTDPHDLTALTPGHFLTGEHLFELPDGNTEDNVTKKWQLVQRLKQQFWHRWSLEYLTQLQQRAKWFSENRKINVDDLVLIKCENQPSGRWPLGRIVAVYPGNDGLTRVVTLKTENNIIKRPILKICPLPNNGERTVEPTIADIGIHPNRQKRKQESRSGGKTSKMSKLMINLIALLVCVTGAKRNYTIKHPESGIYVEHLGQVRLIKGQFGLDVNISSEEIMSDLEHTRQIYQNMSNICKEGLRLHPDIRCAELVTQLEHEVNITMDAISPWVTVRNQRGLLGNLLQGIFGVNDEVYADIDKLDENQRQVIKTLEHHGNLLLSTTALVKETRQALITKLHLVARKVDHAYKTMAEMATWYTNHNRINIQLLAAYQAAFTWLEHTQKHYEAIYKIKSGTGSFSEILPALTIVTTLSRMQEKLGGELIIVSQEVGKPGISTQGNRITFSGWFHIVERKMTMTTRIASWTRSTTDSTRHHARSTSFMRRTCCGNS, encoded by the exons ATGCAGTACTTGAAAACTCATGTTCAAGGTGATGCTGCAAGAGTCATTCAACATCTGGATGTGAACAACGAAAATTACGAGGCAGCAAGGCACATGCTGCGAGAACGGTATGACAACAAGCGAGCCATGTCATGGAATTACTTGCACAAGTTCCACAACTTGCTAATGGCAAAGGAAGATTCTGATTCCTCTATCAAACGAGTAATGGACGCCACCGCAGAGTTCATCGCTAATATGAATAGCATCGGCGTCAACACTGAGCATTGGGACTTATTGGTCAACAAGCGAGCCATGGCATGGAATTACTTGCACAAGTTCCACAACTTGCCAATGGCAAAGGAAGATTCTGATTCCTCTATCAAACGAGTAATGGACGCCACCGCAGAGTTCATCGCTAATATGAATAGCATCGGCGTCAACACTGAGCATTGGGACTTATTGGtcattttcgaaacaactcagaaATTGGACCAACAATCTCGACGATTATGGGAGGCATCACTGGGTGCTAACGCAGAGTTAACCACCTTGAAATTGTTTTTGGAGTTCCTGACGAGTCGGTTCAGGGCACTCGAGGCGTTGAACATTCCTCGGAAAACTTCTAAGGTTGACTCACTGACGACTACAACGACAAAGGCATGCAGCATTTGCACCAAGGACCACTACATGAATCAGTGCGACAAGTTCAGAGAGATGGACGAGCAACaacggaaaaatgaagcaagaaaACAAAACTTGTGCTTTAACTGCTTGAGGAAGGCACATGGCGTCAACCAATGCAACTCGAGTGGCAGGTGCCGGACATGTTCGAAGAAGCACCATTCGTTACTACATAACAGTGAAATCACAagcatttcaaaaaaattgacagtCGATTCTAAACCGTTCATCCCGACTACCAAAGCGTTGTTGGCTGGGGATGGAACGCTGGATCAAACAGTAATACTCGGAACCGCTCGAGTTGATGTACAGAGTGTTTCGGGCGAATTTGTGACTTTGAGAGCTTTAATAGATTCTGGGTCGCAAAGGAGTTTCATCACGGAATCAGCGGTTCAATTGCTTGGTCTACGAAGGCGATTCTCAAAGATACATATATGCGGAGTCGGAGCAGGTACAAGACTGCAGAGCAGAAGCAGTGTGGA TACTACCGACCATAACGAACTTGCATTCGTCAACCGAAACCCAGTCAAGCTGCCAGCGGGACTATCAATCAAAAAATTAGCTGATCCCCAATACGGAACTCCAGGGCGAATCGACATTCTGCTTGGAGCAGACATCTACAACGAGATCGTGTTAGCAGAGTTCAAAAGGGGACCTCCTTGTGCAGTGAATACCAGATTTGGCTGGATTTTACTCGGTCCGATTGCTGCTCGAAACAATCAAGAGGGAATATTGACATTTATCGCTACTGAAGACAGCACGGATAGGCTGGTCAAGAGGTTTTGGGAAATCAACGAGATACCGAGCGAACAGCCGGTAACAAGGGACGAGCAGGCAGCTATGGAATCGTATCAGCAGACCACCAGGAGGGACGAGTCTGGCAGATACATTGTTCGGCTCCCGTTTAAGCAATTGGAAAAACGATTGAACAACGACGATGACTTAAGGAATCAATATGTAGCATTCATGGAGGAATACCTTGAGCTAGGCCATATGGTGGAAGTGCCAATCGCAGATAAGTTTACAAAACAGACATATTACTTGCCTCATCATGCCGTACGCAAGGATGGCAGTACCACCACAAAGCTTCGAGTCGTTTTCAATGCGTCTCAAGCAACACCAACAGGCAAGTCACTCAACGATATCTTGCTCGTCGGTCCCAACATTCAGAATAGCATCACTCATGTATTGATGAGATGGAGAACGCATCGATACGTGATAGCAGCTGACATAGAAAAGATGTACCGACAGATAAGTATACATCCTCAGGATCAGGACTATCAACGAATCCTGTGGCGAAGTCATCCATCCGAACTGATTAAACATTTTAAGTTAACAACAGTTACATATGGCGCGGCCAGCGCCCCGTACTTGGCGATGCGCACTTTGCATCAGCTATCGGATGACGAAAGGATGCACTATCCAAAAGCGTGTCGAGCCATTAAAGAAGACTTTTATGTGGATGATGTCCTAACAGGCGGAGATACAATCAAGGAAGCGCAAACCTTACAGCAAGACCTTATCAAAGTGCTACAAAAGGGAGGGTTTAAATTAAGGAAATGGGCAGCAAATCACGATAGTCTGTTGGAGTCAATTCCTGTTTCCGATAGAGAAGCGAACCGACCGTTAAGCATCGACAAGGAAGATCACATCAAGACGCTAGGACTACGATGGCATCCAGCAAGGGATTGCTTCTTCTTCAAGGTTACCTTAGAGGAGATCACAGGTACTGTGCTCACGAAACGACAATTGCTTTCTGAGGTAGCCAAATTATTCGATCCAATGGGATGGTTGCAGCCATGTATTGTCGTAGGGAAAATAATGATGCAGCAGTTGTGGTTACAACACAGAACCTGGAATGAACCAATCACAGAAGAACTTGATGCGAAATGGCGAAACTTCCGTTCACAGTTGCCGGTTCTCCAGGAAATTACTATTCCAAGGTGGCTACACTGTAGTGATACTGTAACTATTCAAGTCCATGGATTTTGTGACGCctcagaagcagcatatgtggCAGTCATCTATGTACGCATTGAGGACCGTGACGGTTCCACAACTGTTCAACTCATAACGTCGAAGTCCAAAGTCGCACCGTTAAAGGTCCAATCGATTCCACGGTTGGAGCTGTGCAGCGCTGCGCTCTTGTGCGACCTGATGTCAACTACGTTAGAAGCCCATGGTTGGAAGGATGTCATTCCCTATTATTGGACAGATTCGATGATCGTACTACAATGGCTCCAAAGTCCAGCAGCTAAATGGAAAGTGTTTATCGCCAATAGAGTCAGCCACATTCATTCCTCCTCCGATTCCAAACAATGGCGACATATAAATAGCAAAGCAAACCCGGCAGATGTCGCATCCCGTGGAATTTTCcctaactttttaaaaaatcatgTACAGTGGAGGAACGGCCCGGACTGGTTAAAGGAACATCAAGACAAATGGCCGAAATTCAGATTCATATGCAACAAAGCAGTCACCAATTTAGAAGTACGACAAAAGGCAGCATGTTTCAGAACTATTAAGgcagaagaaaaggagaatTTAACGCAACGATTCTCATCATTCACGAAACTCGTAAGAGTCATCGCTTACTGCAGAAGATGGAGGTCTAACTCTCACAACCCATTTTTAAAGTCAGATGAGCTCCGACAAGCGGAAACCGCTCTCATTAGGATGATTCAGCGAGAGGCATTTGCAGATGATATCAGTCTACTCAACACCAACAAACCCTTGGCCAAGACTAGTTCGCTGATTAGGTTAACACCGTTCCTCGATTCAGACCAGATCTTGCGGGTATGTGGAAGGATACAGCAGAGTGCTGCAAATTTCGATACAAAACACCCTATACTACTACCCCGAGGACATATGGCTAATCTGATCATAAAACATTACCATCATGTAATGCTGCATGGTCCCGCTCAGCTAGTACACTCGACGATTCGTACGAAGTACTGGATCATTGACGGGCTCACGGCCGTGAAACAATTCGGGAGGAAATGTACCCATTGTTTCAGAATGAACGCCAAACCGAGTCAACAACTGATGGGAATACTGTCTCAGGAACGAGTACGGCCAGGAAAACCTTTTGCTCGGACAGGAATTGATTACGCTGGGCCAATCACAATTAAATGGAGTAACGGTAGAGGGACCAAGACCACCAAAGCATACATAGTTGTGTTCGTATGTCTATCTACAAAGGCTgtacatcttgagctcgctagCGATCTAACAGCGAAAACATGCATTGCAGCAATCAGACGGTTCATTGCAACGAGAGGTATGTGTCACACCTTGATAAGCGACAACGGCACCAATTTTGTAGGGGCTGACAAACTGTTGCGTGAGACGGCACGAAAGATGATTGAGGAAGCACAAGGAAAATTAGCTGTAAACAACATCAACTGGAAGTTTATTCCACCGGGAAGTCCTCACTTTGGAGGGATCTgggaggcagcagtcaaaagtaTGAAGCGCCATTTGATCAAAACCATCGGTGCGCACTTGTTAAATGTGGAAGAAATGTTCACGCAGCTAGCACAGATCGAAGCATGTATGAACTCGAGGCCCTTGACACCATTGAGCACTGATCCACATGACCTTACCGCTTTGACTCCTGGACACTTCTTGACGGGGGAACATCTGTTTGAACTGCCGGATGGAAATACAGAAGACAATGTTACAAAAAAGTGGCAACTAGTGCAAAGGCTCAAACAACAGTTCTGGCATCGATGGAGTTTGGAGTATTTGACACAGTTGCAGCAACGAGCAAAGTGGTTTAGTGAGAATCGAAAAATAAACGTGGATGATCTAGTCCTCATTAAATGCGAAAATCAACCGTCTGGCCGATGGCCTCTAGGAAGAATTGtggcagtttatcctggaaatGATGGACTAACTAGAGTAGTCACGCTGAAGACCGAAAATAACATAATCAAACGACCTATTTTGAAGATTTGTCCTTTGCCAAACAACGGGGAACGTACAGTAGAGCCAACGATAGCTGACATTGGTATCCACCCAAATCGGCAGAAAAGGAAACAAGAATCCCGGTCTGGGGGAaagacatcaaaaatgtccaaaCTGATGATAAATTTAATCGCTTTATTGGTTTGTGTCACAGGGGCAAAACGCAACTATACCATCAAGCACCCTGAATCAGGGATATATGTCGAGCATTTGGGTCAGGTTCGACTAATAAAGGGACAATTCGGGTTAGACGTCAATATCTCTAGTGAAGAGATCATGTCTGACCTAGAGCACACTCGACAGATATATCAGAATATGTCCAATATCTGTAAAGAAGGCCtacgattacacccagatatacGGTGTGCGGAGCTTGTGACTCAACTTGAACATGAAGTCAACATAACAATGGACGCTATCAGTCCATGGGTTACAGTGAGGAATCAACGCGGTCTCCTAGGAAATCTACTGCAAGGAATCTTCGGAGTGAACGACGAAGTCTACGCAGACATCGACAAACTGGATGAAAATCAAAGGCAGGTCATCAAGACTTTGGAACACCATGGCAACCTGTTGTTAAGCACTACCGCACTTGTGAAAGAGACACGGCAAGCTCTTATCACTAAATTACACCTCGTCGCTAGGAAAGTAGATCACGCCTATAAGACAATGGCAGAAATGGCCACCTGGTACACCAATCACAACAGAATCAATATTCAACTCTTGGCAGCGTATCAGGCAGCATTCACTTGGCTGGAGCACACTCAGAAGCATTATGAAGCGatttacaaaattaaatcaGGAACAGGAAGCTTTTCGGAAATACTACCAGCATTAACCATAGTGACCACCctctctcggatgcaagaaaagCTAGGAGGTGAACTGATCATAGTTTCACAAGAAGTAGGCAAACCTGGCATTTCTACCCAGGGAAACAGAATTACGTTTTCCGGCTGGTTCCACATCGTTGAACGAAAGATGACGATGACCACCCGAATTGCATCTTGGACGAGATCTACAACAGATTCAACAAGACACCATGCCCGCAGCACATCATTCATGAGAAGAACATGTTGTGGAAACAGTTAA
- the LOC119651232 gene encoding zinc finger protein 830, with product MSATFKIAKKKYTQSDLRRLLNEQKNKIKNSIEERIDSPLAKYNDVGQLTCILCKSIVRTASIWKVHVNSKQHKENVASAIQVKGHSEISFKRPANTPLPPSCQKKRLKIASSSEETVLQLNKRQTFLDSTDANGFFEISVGQKLKGVSRLERISQTDNDSAFNIGKDEKIPEGFFDDPVKDARVRNQEYKDTQDEEWEKFQREIREESTLSNAIIAEEQDEATAERQIKEIDEQIRKWSRVLDLEKRKDIATKLKTESLDKIKAMESEHDSDDGGDYDIDEFFDWRAKRSDRRK from the exons ATGTCTGCTACATTTAAAATAGCGAAGAAAAAATATACCCAAAGCGATTTGCGACGTCTTTTAAATgagcagaaaaacaaaattaaaaattcgattGAAGAGAGAATAGACTCTCCTCTAGCGAA GTATAACGATGTAGGTCAGTTAACTTGTATCTTATGCAAGTCGATTGTCCGAACTGCGTCTATTTGGAAAGTGCATGTCAATTCCAAACAACACAAGGAGAACGTCGCGTCAGCAATACAGGTAAAAGGACATTCGGAAATAAGTTTTAAACGGCCGGCGAATACACCACTTCCACCAAGTTGTCAGAAGAAACGGTTGAAAATAGCAAGCTCGAGCGAGGAAACTGTGTTGCAACTAAATAAACGACAAACATTTCTGGATTCTACCGACGCGAATGGCTTTTTCGAAATATCTGTAGGACAAAAGTTGAAAGGTGTAAGTCGTTTAGAAAGAATTAGTCAGACTGACAACGATTCGGCATTTAATATtggaaaagatgaaaaaataCCAGAGGGATTTTTCGATGACCCCGTTAAGGATGCCAGAGTTCGTAATCAAGAATATAAGGATACTCAGGATGAAGAGTGGGAGAAATTTCAACGCGAAATAAGGGAGGAATCAACATTATCGAATGCAATAATCGCAGAAGAGCAGGATGAAGCGACGGCGGAGCGTCAGATTAAAGAGATTGACGAGCAAATTCGTAAGTGGTCACGGGTCCTTGATTTGGAAAAGCGGAAAGATATTGCGACAAAGCTCAAAACTGAATCATTAGACAAAATAAAGGCAATGGAAAGTGAACATGATAGTGATGATGGAGGCGATTATGATATCGATGAATTTTTCGATTGGCGTGCAAAAAGATCTGATCGGAGAAAgtga